Proteins from a single region of SAR324 cluster bacterium:
- a CDS encoding amidohydrolase family protein: MIPIIDTHQHLWDLDKLSLSWVKGLELMNRSYLMSDYLKAAEGTGIEKTVYMEVNVDPECMALEVEQMTEHCLSPETPMQAMVIALDPMAADFKDNLKLKAANPHVRGVRSVLHIPQTGPGYCLQEDFISGVTELGRSGLIFDICIRPADLPDAVKLVMSTPETTFVIDHCGNADPHIVNGDTDPGSEPTDNPFWHTAQGWKDQMSELAGSPNTICKISGIVARAQAGWNADTLAPTINHCLEVFGSERVVFGGDWPVCLFGTQLLTWVGAFREIIGKHSSEVQRRVMNQNAQRIYNI, encoded by the coding sequence ATGATTCCAATTATCGACACTCATCAACACCTATGGGACCTTGATAAGCTCTCACTATCCTGGGTCAAGGGGCTTGAGTTGATGAATCGGAGCTATCTGATGTCCGATTATCTCAAGGCTGCAGAGGGAACTGGTATCGAAAAAACAGTTTACATGGAGGTAAATGTTGATCCTGAGTGCATGGCTTTGGAGGTTGAGCAAATGACTGAACACTGCCTCTCCCCAGAGACGCCTATGCAGGCTATGGTAATTGCACTCGATCCAATGGCAGCGGACTTCAAGGATAATCTTAAGCTAAAGGCAGCAAATCCCCATGTAAGAGGAGTACGAAGTGTTCTGCATATTCCTCAGACCGGCCCTGGTTATTGTCTCCAGGAAGATTTTATTTCGGGTGTTACAGAGCTTGGCCGCAGTGGTCTGATCTTTGACATCTGTATCAGACCAGCAGATCTCCCTGATGCCGTGAAATTAGTTATGTCTACACCAGAAACAACCTTTGTGATCGACCATTGTGGCAATGCTGACCCTCACATTGTCAACGGAGACACTGATCCAGGTAGTGAGCCGACTGACAATCCATTTTGGCATACGGCTCAGGGCTGGAAAGATCAAATGTCCGAGCTTGCTGGCTCTCCGAACACAATCTGCAAAATCTCAGGGATCGTAGCACGGGCTCAGGCAGGCTGGAACGCAGACACTTTGGCACCTACCATCAATCACTGCCTTGAGGTTTTTGGATCAGAGCGAGTCGTTTTTGGGGGCGACTGGCCAGTTTGTCTCTTCGGAACTCAACTTTTGACTTGGGTGGGAGCTTTTAGAGAGATCATTGGCAAGCATAGCTCCGAAGTTCAAAGGCGAGTGATGAATCAAAATGCTCAAAGAATCTACAACATTTGA
- a CDS encoding Zn-dependent alcohol dehydrogenase, with amino-acid sequence MEFQAAVLHKPGEQLRVESVQLQELGSTEVLIQLKASGLCHTDLEIINGDLHWPMPVVLGHEGSGEVVEIGTEVTQVSVGDRIVCSWTPACGGCYFCSQDQPILCHQLTTNNPRGLTFCGERKLTLSDGSPLHHFSVISSHAEFCVIDEKAAVRIPDCIPWAEACILGCGVMTGYGAVRNVAQVRPGDSVGVFGCGAVGLNVLKAAELSGATQVIGVDPVTVRRQRALSFGATHVFSPEDAIPEISNLTEGRGVDHLFEAAGVRHTLQSSWDAVRNGGKLIVLGKMPVEEQINVRWGSMMGDKLFVRSSYGAAHPHRDFPALVELYRSGKYALGQLIDQRISLSEINEGFAMMRKGENIRTVIEF; translated from the coding sequence ATGGAGTTTCAGGCTGCAGTTCTCCACAAGCCAGGTGAACAACTGCGAGTTGAGTCGGTTCAACTCCAGGAACTGGGTTCTACTGAAGTATTGATCCAGCTCAAGGCTTCTGGACTGTGTCATACCGATTTGGAGATCATCAACGGTGATCTCCATTGGCCCATGCCTGTTGTTTTAGGGCATGAAGGTTCTGGTGAAGTCGTAGAAATCGGGACTGAGGTCACACAAGTCTCAGTTGGGGATCGAATTGTTTGTTCTTGGACGCCGGCCTGTGGGGGTTGCTATTTTTGTTCGCAAGATCAACCCATCCTGTGCCATCAGCTTACAACAAACAACCCCCGAGGATTAACTTTTTGCGGTGAAAGAAAATTAACTCTATCCGATGGGTCACCGCTGCATCATTTCTCGGTAATTTCATCACATGCGGAATTTTGCGTCATTGATGAAAAAGCTGCCGTTAGAATTCCTGATTGTATTCCGTGGGCAGAGGCCTGCATTTTGGGCTGTGGGGTAATGACGGGCTACGGTGCTGTTAGAAACGTAGCCCAAGTGCGCCCAGGAGATTCTGTGGGAGTCTTTGGATGTGGAGCCGTGGGCCTCAATGTCCTCAAGGCTGCAGAGTTGTCCGGAGCAACTCAAGTGATTGGTGTTGACCCAGTAACTGTCAGGCGGCAAAGAGCCCTATCCTTTGGCGCAACCCATGTGTTTTCTCCAGAAGACGCAATTCCAGAAATAAGCAACCTTACCGAAGGCAGAGGTGTTGATCACCTGTTTGAAGCCGCAGGAGTTAGGCATACGCTACAAAGCTCCTGGGATGCAGTGCGTAATGGAGGCAAGCTTATCGTCCTGGGGAAAATGCCAGTTGAAGAGCAAATTAATGTGCGCTGGGGTTCGATGATGGGTGATAAGCTTTTTGTTCGATCAAGCTATGGAGCAGCTCACCCACATAGGGATTTCCCTGCACTGGTAGAGCTCTACCGCAGCGGAAAATATGCTCTGGGTCAACTGATCGACCAAAGAATCTCACTTTCCGAAATAAATGAGGGCTTTGCCATGATGCGCAAAGGAGAAAACATCCGCACAGTGATTGAATTCTGA